Proteins from one Sabethes cyaneus chromosome 2, idSabCyanKW18_F2, whole genome shotgun sequence genomic window:
- the LOC128734456 gene encoding protein daughter of sevenless: protein MATNKEVYQEGWLIKSPPTKRIWRARWRRRWFTLKQGELPGQFFLEYYTDRKCRKLKGIIDLDQCEQVDAGMRLNRQKENYAHMFNVKTPTRTYYLAADTEKDMRDWVSCICQVCNLQETQTNEERPYYNIGAINMVENVPPGGIASSVEQQDASNGTEVTLLHNPSTGGETQEQVHQQPRPPTMAAYNPYGTYQNEDVMNFRGTDYTNRETIICEAKLSQSQTLRNNGMESNFTTATIERSQSLRGKPSSPEKGALKQSLIGNHHTRTQSLSTDHKIGTSAVNAGKKIPENLKLNDRPLGYRNGSEQPSPVLSTSSGPYIPISECFSGSPFPLTPLNSLDPRFYDTPRSHTNIGFNLINNEQPYSPKRNNLSGTAQPNSTTCAKAPCSGKSSPSDSESVFTDDEWTAPGGGGEPGTRDRSTRPSDSSIENDVIGWTYVQRFAKVSQDDQKEAAVSPDVAPPRPPKRSSLILDCIEKHKDIQSSDTENASPAIGPKDESSCVEQCYDIPRSHQPSQYTGSSMHLSDAELLSPLNQCDLVASSTPNLTSEQHNQHGTLGRIRPHCYSNAAPQRVEGNVFRFDFSEQGDAPAINRNLKPKSTIDITKSIESLSHGVKHVGLNTPATPATLKNAPPNVDRTRKPTTPQMSTNSMRRKGGPVSLNISSHSENVYGNTQENSQQQLISGISPRTPGRNEDRLQYLDLDHSESPNKSQTAISPAARGTSGSLSISQQLGNSSSSTSANVSGSSLAPMSVARTPYTTVDFVKTDAFNRIRADTELSRNQPRLKDQS, encoded by the exons CGATGGCGACGCCGTTGGTTTACGCTGAAGCAGGGCGAGTTGCCTGGGCAGTTTTTTCTCGAATACTACACGGACCGCAAGTGTCGAAAGCTAAAGGGGATAATCGACCTGGATCAGTGTGAGCAGGTTGACGCTGGTATGCGACTGAACAGGCAGAAGGAAAATTACGCTCACATGTTTAACGTGAAAACACCAACAAGAACCTATTATCTGGCAGCCGACACCGAGAAAGACATGCGTGACTGGGTCAGCTGCATCTGTCAGGTTTGCAACCTTCAGGAGACGCAAACCAATGAAGAACGACCGTACTATAACATCGGAGCGATCAATATGGTTGAAAATGTACCACCGGGCGGTATTGCATCCTCCGTCGAGCAGCAAGATGCTTCTAATGGCACGGAGGTAACACTACTGCACAATCCATCAACCGGTGGCGAAACACAGGAACAAGTTCACCAACAACCGAGGCCACCTACAATGGCAGCATACAACCCGTATGGCACTTACCAGAACGAGGACGTGATGAATTTCAGGGGAACTGACTATACCAATAGGGAAACGATCATTTGCGAGGCGAAACTAAGCCAAAGCCAAACGTTGAG AAACAATGGAATGGAAAGCAATTTCACTACAGCAACAATCGAACGATCTCAGTCCTTGCGGGGAAAGCCATCCTCGCCGGAAAAAGGTGCATTGAAACAAAGTTTAATAGGTAACCATCATACGCGTACTCAATCGCTGAGTACAGACCACAAAATTGGAACATCAGCAGTGAATGCTGGCAAGAAAATTCCTGAAAATTTGAAGCTAAATGATCGCCCTCTTGGTTACCGAAACGGTTCGGAGCAACCTTCACCGGTGTTGAGCACTTCCTCTGGACCGTACATTCCAATTAGTGAATGTTTTTCCGGCAGTCCATTCCCACTTACCCCCTTGAATTCCTTGGATCCGCGGTTCTACGATACACCTCGTAGTCACACCAACATTGGGTTTAATCTCATCAATAACGAGCAACCATATTCGCCAAAACGAAACAACTTAAGTGGAACAGCTCAACCAAATAGCACAACATGTGCGAAAGCGCCTTGCAGTGGCAAATCCAGCCCATCGGATTCGGAAAGTGTCTTCACGGACGACGAATGGACTGCACCTGGTGGCGGTGGGGAACCGGGAACGAGGGATCGCTCCACTAGACCGTCGGATAGTTCCATCGAGAATGACGTTATCGGCTGGACGTACGTTCAGCGTTTTGCCAAAGTTTCACAGGACGACCAAAAAGAAGCGGCCGTCTCGCCGGATGTCGCCCCGCCGAGGCCACCGAAACGTTCGAGTTTGATTTTGGACTGCATCGAAAA ACATAAGGATATTCAATCCTCTGACACTGAGAATGCATCTCCTGCAATAGGACCAAAGGACGAAAGCTCG TGCGTCGAACAGTGCTACGACATTCCGCGATCCCATCAACCGAGTCAGTATACCGGCAGCAGTATGCATCTGTCGGATGCCGAGCTACTCTCGCCACTGAATCAGTGCGATCTGGTCGCTTCCAGTACACCGAATTTGACTAGTGAACAGCACAATCAGCACGGTACCCTTGGACGTATTAGACCGCATTGCTACAGCAATGCCGCTCCTCAGCGGGTCGAAGGAAATGTTTTCAGATTCGATTTTAGTGAACAG GGTGATGCTCCAGCAATCAATCGAAATTTGAAACCGAAATCGACAATCGACATAACGAAATCGATCGAAAGCCTTTCGCACGGTGTGAAACACGTTGGCCTTAATACTCCGGCAACCCCAGCGACGCTGAAAAATGCCCCACCCAATGTGGACCGCACTAGGAAGCCTACAACCCCTCAG ATGAGCACTAATTCTATGCGGCGTAAGGGTGGACCGGTGTCGTTAAATATTTCCAGCCACAGTGAAAACGTGTACGGGAATACGCAAGAGAATAGCCAACAACAG TTGATCTCCGGAATTTCTCCTCGAACACCTGGCAGGAACGAAGACCGTCTGCAGTATCTCGATCTTGACCATTCCGAAAGCCCAAATAAATCTCAAACTGCAATTTCGCCAGCGGCGAGAGGCACATCCGGATCATTATCCATTAGCCAGCAGCTGGGAAATAGCAGTTCCAGTACATCGGCGAACGTGAGCGGAAGCAGCCTCGCCCCGATGTCCGTGGCTCGTACCCCGTACACTACGGTAGACTTCGTCAAAACGGATGCCTTCAACCGCATTCGGGCCGATACGGAATTGAGCAGAAATCAGCCACGTTTGAAAGATCAATCCTAA